In the Pygocentrus nattereri isolate fPygNat1 chromosome 19, fPygNat1.pri, whole genome shotgun sequence genome, one interval contains:
- the LOC108427124 gene encoding CMRF35-like molecule 1 has product MRYHLLFIFFIPRTVSWTWSEKQLSLQTGSSVTIPCHYDIKYIQHKKYWCYNAGGAFNYCKILAYENTTEDRVTVTDYPAQSLFTVTMRDLQSGDTGMYWCAVEIGGLTELDDKTDLYLTVQSDPDLSVLESSVSGQEGGSVSVQCLYSAGYQNEQKWWCRSKDQRCYTVGRTDTSQNSAVQISDDGRSSFSVEMSGLQKSDAGWYWCKTGDLQVPVHLSITQGHSVHSIMAACLTVLLLLMLLAGVGFWIRRKRRTTTEEKQTEIRKKNPGQDGHTETKDLSYSTVIFNTDKKKINQRSPEIQTCFPSEDPVTYSTLSTMKRRTEL; this is encoded by the exons ATGCGCTAccatttgcttttcattttcttcattcCAC GCACTGTTAGCTGGACGTGGTCAGAAAAGCAGTTATCGCTTCAAACTGGATCATCGGTCACCATCCCGTGTCATTATGATATCAAATATATACAACATAAGAAGTACTGGTGCTATAATGCTGGGGGAGCATTTAATTACTGTAAGATTCTGGCTTATGAAAATACTACAGAAGATAGAGTAACAGTGACTGATTATCCAGCTCAGAGTCTCTTTACTGTGACTATGAGAGATCTGCAGAGTGGAGACACTGGAATGTACTGGTGTGCTGTGGAGATTGGAGGACTAACTGAGCTAGATGATAAAACGGATCTTTATCTCACAGTACAGTCAG ATCCTGATCTGTCTGTATTGGAGAGCAGTGTGAGTGGTCAGGAAGGGGGCAGTGTCAGTGTCCAGTGTCTCTACAGTGCTGGATATCAGAATGAACAGAAGTGGTGGTGCAGATCTAAAGACCAGAGGTGCTACACAGTGGGAAGGACTGACACATCCCAGAATTCAGCAGTGCAGATCAGTGATGATGGGAGAAGTTCCTTCAGTGTGGAGATGAGTGGACTGCAGAAGAGTGATGCTGGCTGGTACTGGTGTAAAACTGGAGATCTGCAGGTTCCTGTTCATCTCAGCATCACTCAAGGACATTCAG TTCACAGCATCATGGCTGCCTGCCTCACTGTACTTCTGCTGCTGATGCTTTTGGCTGGTGTAGGATTCTGGATTCGGAGAAAGAGACGCA CAACAACAGAGGAAAAGCAGACggaaatcagaaagaaaaacCCTGGCCAAGATGGACACACT GAAACCAAAGATTTATCATACAGTACAGTTATTTTcaacacagacaaaaagaaaataaatcagaGGAGCCCAGAAATTcag ACCTGTTTTCCATCTGAAGACCCAGTGACCTACAGCACCTTGAGTACCATGAAGCGAAGGACAGAACtatga